The proteins below come from a single Tenuifilum thalassicum genomic window:
- a CDS encoding RagB/SusD family nutrient uptake outer membrane protein translates to MKKNIIISLLAGLLILTSCEDFLDLAPIDEIGSNGFYKNTEEVEAGVISIYDGLQAVVMNEFALTEMRSDNTKTKNSEGDWAQFEDMNVSPTNATVSEYWSLNYNVVFRANVVLQNLDAVSDEAKRNQFEGEAKFARALAHFNLVRAFGDVPIIDKVIGPEDKDYFSRRPADDVYQFIIADLTDAASKLPGKDEIAFGRATKGAAYALLAKVYLTVKDYGKANDAINEVLKEGYALEANYNDVFYNEMNDEIIFAIQYIPDNTEDSEIFSYNFTWKGRASGLNYPTDDLLNSLEAGDLRQSTLFYWEPLAGSSGRFECGKFRASSSNEELGGNDWIVLRLADVYLMQAEAIMGAATATSDATAIEAVNKVRRRAGLPEIVGSLTKDQLLKERRIELAFENHRLYDLIRFGVADQVMEAFSNTTEASFEYNSNKLLLPVPQREINLYDGLTQNPGY, encoded by the coding sequence ATGAAAAAGAATATAATTATATCGCTCCTAGCAGGTTTGCTGATTCTAACTTCCTGTGAGGATTTTCTGGACCTTGCCCCAATCGATGAGATTGGAAGCAATGGATTCTATAAGAATACCGAAGAGGTAGAGGCAGGTGTGATTTCTATTTATGATGGTTTACAGGCCGTTGTTATGAATGAGTTTGCCCTTACCGAGATGCGCTCCGACAACACCAAAACAAAAAATAGTGAAGGTGATTGGGCCCAATTTGAGGACATGAATGTTTCTCCTACTAATGCCACTGTCTCTGAATATTGGAGTTTAAACTACAATGTAGTTTTTAGGGCTAATGTGGTTTTACAAAATTTGGATGCTGTTTCCGATGAGGCTAAGCGTAACCAGTTTGAGGGTGAAGCTAAATTTGCTCGTGCGTTGGCCCATTTTAACTTAGTTCGTGCTTTTGGCGATGTGCCTATTATCGATAAGGTTATTGGCCCTGAAGATAAGGACTACTTCTCTCGCAGACCTGCCGATGATGTTTACCAATTTATTATTGCCGATCTTACTGATGCTGCGTCTAAACTTCCTGGAAAAGATGAAATCGCTTTTGGACGTGCAACTAAAGGTGCTGCATACGCACTATTGGCTAAAGTTTACCTTACTGTTAAGGATTATGGCAAAGCTAACGATGCTATTAATGAGGTGCTAAAAGAAGGATATGCCTTAGAGGCTAACTATAATGATGTATTCTATAATGAAATGAATGATGAGATTATTTTCGCAATTCAGTATATCCCTGATAATACTGAAGATAGCGAGATATTCTCATACAACTTCACTTGGAAAGGACGTGCTAGTGGTCTGAACTACCCAACCGATGATTTACTAAACAGCCTTGAGGCAGGTGACCTTCGACAATCTACTTTGTTCTATTGGGAGCCACTTGCAGGCTCTTCGGGTCGATTTGAGTGTGGAAAATTCAGAGCATCTTCTTCTAACGAGGAACTAGGTGGCAACGATTGGATTGTACTTCGCCTTGCCGATGTTTACCTCATGCAAGCCGAGGCCATTATGGGTGCAGCAACTGCTACTAGCGATGCAACTGCTATTGAGGCTGTTAATAAAGTACGTCGTCGTGCTGGTCTTCCCGAAATAGTTGGCTCGCTTACTAAAGATCAGCTGTTAAAGGAACGTAGAATTGAATTAGCTTTTGAGAACCATCGCCTTTATGATCTTATTCGTTTTGGTGTGGCCGATCAGGTTATGGAAGCTTTTTCTAATACTACTGAAGCTAGCTTTGAGTACAACTCTAACAAGCTTTTATTACCCGTTCCTCAGCGTGAGATAAATCTTTATGATGGCCTAACACAGAATCCTGGCTATTAG
- a CDS encoding heparinase II/III family protein: MISFQEINIRKQNLDWRSILFCLSLLIALLFSSFARSQDISKLSKHVPSNNELIGLLNLELYPELKPIANEFAKGNEDKALKDLADYFKERFSERYFFSWKNFDQRFKEYNSLYSGREKFHAKKAAQHMDLYPAYTQWKIGFENLKGETVKSYPYRHLTRQHSAPSIALMYHYSGDVKFLNYIPEQARSLNVAFNRNEYETIKDGNGAFEAYRAGNRMFNWLMAHQILLASESYTTEQQIEMIRTFVHTANQLYIHNKKYREGNHQTRGMSALAMLSILLPEFKGAEQWQKRAFDFLEEHLEKEVYLDGFQFERTVHYHVDDIDNYFYPWQLAKLNGVQLNPIWDQRVPAMFDVLLKIALPNKKCPVLQDDTDKPLAEFNQIDDVMALGVALFGEPQYKYFASSKISSNYYWFLRSDQIDRLTKTGKKKPQVESCSLPNVGYYVMRNGWSKKSSYAIISAGLTPEKPDHQHGDMLGIQVYANENVLLPNYQVRYYQNDLPQFKNSWTKNVALADSIPQGNNWKGNKGSSGFGKYLTLPKPKVIAWKSNNEFDLFIGSHNGYVENGIETYRTVFFFKKGGFWFVDDYFVAIEGTHSTQQVWQGHYDMVNNSRHIQSIFPNGSGLEIIQLGSDSLNIVKGSARSKGRLIFSKNFIGQTNWNTLLLPFNSFDNQLSVKSYDSFKYNGWSILQGEKQPKKIKTDARVTISKSNRYLLINATFAQLDDLKIDLNTAANIWVSNTDNSVQLTNCSVKTIKVNGIQAEPGETLTFKK; this comes from the coding sequence ATGATTTCTTTTCAAGAAATAAATATACGAAAGCAAAACCTTGATTGGCGTAGTATCCTATTTTGCCTTTCCTTGCTTATTGCTTTATTATTCTCGAGTTTTGCCCGCTCTCAGGATATTTCTAAATTGAGTAAGCATGTCCCATCAAACAATGAGCTAATTGGCTTACTGAATTTGGAATTATATCCCGAGTTAAAACCTATCGCAAATGAGTTTGCTAAAGGAAATGAGGATAAAGCTTTAAAGGATCTTGCCGACTACTTTAAAGAACGCTTTTCGGAAAGGTATTTTTTCAGCTGGAAAAACTTTGACCAGAGGTTTAAGGAGTATAACTCGCTATACTCTGGTCGTGAAAAATTCCATGCTAAGAAAGCTGCCCAACACATGGATTTATATCCAGCTTATACCCAATGGAAGATTGGATTTGAAAATCTAAAAGGTGAAACAGTAAAGTCATACCCTTATCGTCATCTAACTCGTCAACATAGTGCACCTAGTATAGCTCTGATGTATCACTATTCTGGAGATGTCAAGTTCCTGAATTACATTCCAGAGCAGGCCCGCTCATTAAACGTTGCATTTAATCGAAATGAGTATGAAACCATTAAAGACGGGAATGGCGCTTTCGAGGCATATCGAGCAGGGAATAGGATGTTTAACTGGTTAATGGCTCATCAAATTCTTCTAGCATCGGAGAGTTATACTACGGAGCAACAGATTGAGATGATTAGAACCTTTGTTCATACTGCTAACCAATTATACATTCACAATAAGAAGTATAGGGAAGGAAATCATCAAACTCGTGGTATGAGTGCTTTGGCTATGCTATCGATACTCTTACCCGAATTTAAAGGAGCAGAGCAGTGGCAAAAGAGGGCATTTGATTTTCTGGAAGAACATCTGGAAAAAGAAGTTTACCTCGATGGTTTCCAATTTGAACGTACCGTACATTACCATGTTGATGATATTGACAACTATTTCTATCCATGGCAGCTGGCAAAATTGAATGGAGTACAGCTCAACCCGATCTGGGATCAACGGGTTCCTGCTATGTTTGATGTGCTTCTCAAAATTGCCCTGCCTAACAAAAAGTGTCCTGTCCTACAGGATGATACTGATAAGCCTTTGGCCGAATTTAATCAAATTGATGATGTTATGGCACTTGGAGTGGCCCTGTTTGGAGAACCTCAATATAAGTATTTTGCTTCTTCAAAAATTTCATCCAATTACTACTGGTTCCTTAGATCCGATCAAATAGATAGACTAACAAAGACAGGCAAAAAGAAACCACAGGTTGAATCATGCTCATTGCCCAATGTTGGCTACTATGTAATGCGAAATGGTTGGTCTAAAAAGTCCTCTTATGCCATCATTTCGGCTGGATTAACACCTGAAAAACCCGATCACCAACATGGTGATATGCTAGGTATTCAAGTATATGCAAACGAAAATGTCCTATTACCCAACTATCAGGTTAGGTATTATCAAAACGATTTACCTCAGTTTAAGAACTCATGGACCAAAAATGTGGCTTTAGCAGATTCTATTCCACAGGGTAATAACTGGAAAGGTAATAAAGGGAGCAGTGGATTTGGTAAGTACTTAACTCTACCCAAGCCCAAGGTTATTGCTTGGAAATCGAACAATGAATTCGATCTTTTCATTGGTTCACATAATGGGTATGTTGAAAATGGTATTGAGACTTACCGAACTGTATTCTTTTTTAAAAAAGGTGGATTTTGGTTTGTTGATGACTATTTCGTTGCAATAGAAGGAACGCACTCTACCCAACAGGTATGGCAAGGCCACTACGATATGGTTAATAATTCCCGCCATATTCAATCCATATTTCCCAATGGGAGTGGTCTTGAAATTATTCAGCTAGGTAGCGATTCTTTAAATATCGTAAAAGGATCGGCTCGAAGTAAGGGTAGGTTAATCTTTAGCAAGAATTTTATAGGTCAAACTAATTGGAATACTTTGCTTTTACCCTTTAATAGTTTTGATAATCAGCTTTCGGTTAAAAGTTATGATTCTTTTAAATATAATGGTTGGAGTATTCTTCAAGGAGAAAAGCAACCTAAAAAAATTAAAACTGATGCTAGGGTTACTATCAGTAAATCAAATCGATATCTTTTAATCAATGCTACGTTTGCTCAGCTTGATGATTTAAAGATTGACTTGAATACAGCTGCAAATATTTGGGTCAGCAATACCGATAATAGTGTACAGCTTACAAACTGCAGTGTAAAAACTATTAAGGTTAATGGGATACAAGCTGAACCTGGCGAAACATTAACATTTAAAAAGTAA
- a CDS encoding polysaccharide lyase 6 family protein, translated as MNIYRSIRILLILILFGSFTSQAKIYHVSTFTELESVIISLLPGDTVLLAAKEWNNVTLTFKGEGTPEAPIVFGAEVPGQTFLTGSSRIQISGKWLVVRDFIFKDGNISNSCSIVEFRTDSDELAYNCRLTNVSILSYNPTNKDIDTKYVSLYGTNNRVDHCTLLGKTNSGATLVVWLDETPDYHLIDHNYFGPREDLGYNGGETIRIGTSDWERYNSNCIVEYNLFEECDGEIEIISNKSVGNHYRYNTFDRCEGTLTLRHGSDCWVYGNFFFGDLSKDCGGIRIIGPGHRVFNNYLENLNGTSYRAAISLVNGIPDSPANGYRQVDDARVGYNTIINCKEPFAIGAGVDEEKTLPPINSYIENNLIVARSGLDLVKDYASTDGVSWKGNIHNADKIGITADGFIKAELPMINDGTLYRPDDGNPAIGAALNGVFDTITVDIDGQSRPLNGKDIGCDQVSNNPVVIKPLTNKDVGAHYDSSTYADKILLPKHIIKIEDGVAKLYFERTDSYMVSFYSMMGQELSKKAVSGNFYVQNIVSYPPVFVVDIRSSNSRYVTKIINNSF; from the coding sequence ATGAATATTTATAGGAGCATAAGAATACTATTAATTTTGATCTTATTTGGAAGTTTTACTTCTCAGGCTAAGATTTATCATGTTTCCACATTTACCGAGCTTGAGTCAGTAATTATCTCCTTACTCCCCGGAGATACTGTTCTGCTGGCGGCCAAGGAATGGAACAATGTAACCCTTACATTTAAAGGAGAAGGAACGCCCGAAGCACCAATTGTTTTTGGCGCAGAGGTTCCTGGGCAAACATTTCTTACAGGAAGTAGCAGAATCCAAATATCTGGTAAATGGCTTGTGGTTCGTGATTTCATTTTTAAAGATGGCAACATTTCTAATAGCTGTTCAATTGTTGAATTCCGGACAGACTCCGATGAGTTAGCTTATAATTGCAGGCTCACAAATGTTTCTATATTATCTTATAATCCTACCAATAAGGATATTGATACCAAGTACGTTTCCCTATATGGAACCAACAACAGGGTAGACCATTGTACTCTTTTGGGTAAAACAAATTCTGGGGCTACGCTTGTTGTTTGGCTCGATGAAACACCTGATTACCATTTAATTGATCACAACTATTTTGGACCTAGAGAAGATCTTGGATACAATGGAGGGGAAACCATTCGTATTGGAACAAGTGATTGGGAGCGCTATAATTCAAATTGTATAGTTGAGTATAATCTCTTTGAGGAGTGTGATGGCGAAATAGAGATAATATCAAATAAGTCTGTAGGAAATCATTACAGATATAATACTTTTGACCGATGCGAGGGTACTCTTACTCTTCGTCATGGCTCCGACTGCTGGGTTTATGGCAACTTCTTTTTTGGTGATTTGTCTAAAGACTGCGGTGGAATACGTATTATTGGCCCTGGTCATAGGGTATTTAATAATTATCTTGAAAATCTTAATGGAACATCTTATCGTGCTGCAATTTCTTTAGTAAATGGAATACCCGATTCTCCTGCAAACGGATATCGACAAGTCGATGATGCTCGTGTAGGATATAACACAATTATAAATTGCAAGGAGCCATTCGCCATTGGTGCTGGGGTTGATGAGGAGAAAACCCTGCCTCCTATTAATTCTTATATTGAAAACAACCTAATTGTTGCCCGAAGCGGTTTAGATCTAGTAAAAGATTATGCTTCAACCGATGGCGTTTCATGGAAAGGGAATATCCACAATGCCGATAAAATAGGAATTACAGCTGATGGATTTATAAAAGCTGAACTACCAATGATAAACGATGGGACCCTTTACCGTCCCGATGATGGAAATCCTGCAATTGGGGCTGCACTAAATGGTGTTTTTGATACAATAACTGTTGATATTGATGGACAATCGCGTCCGCTTAATGGTAAGGATATTGGTTGCGACCAGGTTTCTAACAATCCAGTAGTTATTAAACCGCTTACAAATAAAGACGTTGGCGCGCATTACGATAGCTCAACTTATGCCGATAAAATTCTTCTTCCAAAACATATAATAAAAATTGAAGATGGTGTTGCAAAACTCTACTTTGAACGCACTGATAGTTACATGGTTTCATTTTATAGCATGATGGGGCAGGAACTTTCAAAAAAAGCTGTGTCTGGTAATTTCTACGTTCAAAACATTGTAAGTTATCCACCTGTTTTTGTTGTAGATATTAGAAGTAGTAACAGTCGATATGTCACGAAAATAATTAATAACAGTTTCTAA